From Aptenodytes patagonicus chromosome 1, bAptPat1.pri.cur, whole genome shotgun sequence, one genomic window encodes:
- the LOC143163472 gene encoding putative G-protein coupled receptor 19, protein MDNSSGPFVLPTLLLLLQNKSYPETSIPPAGYEVAGSPLGPSSSRNHTGSHYELRPGEMAAASTVWGALWLVSVFGNSLVCLVIHRSRRTQSTTNYFVVSMACADLLASVASAPFVLLQLTFGRWTLGNVMCKLVRYIQYLTPGVQIYVLLSICVDRFYTIVYPLSFKVSREKAKKMILASWLFDAVLASPAFFFYGSNSDDHCNFFLPDSWEGAAYGIIHLLVVVLVPSVLIMLFYQKVIKYIWRIGTDGRTVRRTMNIVPRTKVKTIKMFLMLNSVFLLSWLPFHVVQLWHPQETDYRKSSLLFLAITWISFSSAASKPTLYSVYNANFRRGMKETFCMSAMKCYRSNAYTITTSSRIAKKNHVGIAEITAPAKTVTKESIYEAFNREAKEKRLAWPIQSNPPNTFV, encoded by the coding sequence ATGGATAACAGCAGCGGTCCTTTTGTTCTCCCCACCTTATTGCTCCTGCTGCAGAACAAGAGCTACCCTGAAACCTCCATCCCTCCTGCCGGCTACGAGGTGGCGGGGTCACCCCTGGGACCCAGCTCAAGCAGGAACCACACTGGCTCGCACTATGAGCTGAGGCCGGGGGAaatggcagcagccagcacagttTGGGGAGCACTGTGGCTGGTTTCCGTCTTTGGAAACTCCCTCGTTTGCTTAGTGATCCACAGGAGCAGGAGGACGCAATCCACCACCAACTATTTTGTGGTCTCCATGGCTTGTGCAGACCTCCTCGCCAGTGTCGCAAGCGCGCCCTTCGTGCTGCTCCAGTTGACCTTCGGCAGGTGGACGCTGGGGAACGTGATGTGCAAGCTGGTAAGGTACATACAGTACCTCACCCCTGGCGTCCAGATATACGTGCTCCTCTCTATATGCGTGGATCGATTCTACACTATCGTCTACCCCCTGAGCTTCAAGGTGTCGCGGgagaaagccaagaaaatgaTTCTGGCCTCTTGGCTATTTGACGCTGTACTTGCATCACCGGCTTTCTTTTTCTATGGCTCCAACAGCGACGACCACTGCAACTTTTTTCTCCCCGATTCTTGGGAAGGAGCCGCCTACGGAATCATCCACCTCTTGGTGGTGGTTCTGGTCCCATCCGTCCTCATTATGCTCTTCTACCAGAAGGTCATCAAGTACATTTGGAGAATAGGCACCGATGGCAGGACCGTCAGGAGGACAATGAATATCGTCCCAAGAACAAAAGTGAAAACCATCAAGATGTTCTTAATGTTAAACTCGGTGTTTCTCCTGTCCTGGCTCCCTTTTCACGTGGTGCAGCTCTGGCACCCGCAGGAAACAGACTACAGAAAGAGCTCCCTGCttttcctggccatcacctggaTCTCTTTCAGTTCTGCAGCCTCTAAGCCAACCCTCTACTCCGTCTATAACGCAAACTTCAGAAGAGGGATGAAAGAAACTTTCTGCATGTCCGCCATGAAATGCTACAGGAGCAACGCGTACACCATCACCACCAGTTCCAGGATAGCCAAAAAAAATCACGTTGGCATTGCAGAAATCACAGCTCCGGCCAAAACGGTCACCAAAGAGTCCATCTATGAGGCTTTtaacagagaagcaaaggaaaaaaggcttgCCTGGCCTATTCAGTCCAATCCCCCAAATACGTTTGTCTAG
- the LOC143155804 gene encoding putative G-protein coupled receptor 19: MDNSSGPFVLPTLLLLLQNKSYPETSIPPAGYEVAGSPLGPSSSRNHTGSHYELRPGEMAAASTVRGALWLVSVFGNSLVCLVIHRSRRMQSTTNYFVVSMACADLLVSVASAPFVLLQLTFGRWTLGNVMCKLVRYIQYLTPGVQIYVLLSVCVDRFYTIVYPLSFKVSREKAKKMILASWLFDAVLASPAFFFYGSNSDDHCNFFLPDSREGAAYGIIHLLVVALVPSVLIMLFYQKVVEHIWRAGTDGRTVRRTVNIVPRTKVKTIKMFLMLNSVFLLSWLPFHVVQLWHPQETDYRKSSLLFLAITWISFSSAASKPTLYSVYNANFRRGVKETFCMSAMKGYRSNAYTITTSSRIAKRNHVGIAEITAPAKTLTKESIYEAFNREAKEKRLAWPTQSNPPNTFV, from the coding sequence ATGGATAACAGCAGCGGTCCTTTTGTTCTCCCCACCTTATTGCTCCTGCTGCAGAACAAGAGCTACCCCGAAACCTCCATCCCTCCTGCCGGCTACGAGGTGGCGGGGTCACCCCTGGGACCCAGCTCAAGCAGGAACCACACTGGCTCGCACTATGAGCTGAGGCCGGGGGAaatggcagcagccagcacggTTCGGGGAGCGTTGTGGCTGGTTTCCGTCTTTGGAAACTCCCTCGTTTGCTTAGTGATCCACAGGAGCAGGAGGATGCAATCCACCACCAACTATTTTGTGGTCTCCATGGCTTGTGCAGACCTCCTCGTCAGTGTCGCAAGCGCGCCCTTCGTGCTGCTCCAGTTGACCTTCGGCAGGTGGACGCTGGGGAACGTGATGTGCAAGCTGGTAAGGTACATACAGTACCTCACCCCTGGCGTCCAGATATACGTGCTCCTCTCTGTATGCGTGGATCGATTCTACACTATCGTCTACCCCCTGAGCTTCAAGGTGTCGCGGgagaaagccaagaaaatgaTTCTGGCCTCTTGGCTATTTGACGCTGTACTTGCATCACCGGCTTTCTTTTTCTATGGCTCCAACAGCGACGACCACTGCAACTTTTTTCTCCCCGATTCTCGGGAAGGAGCCGCCTACGGAATCATCCACCTCTTGGTGGTGGCTCTGGTCCCATCCGTCCTCATTATGCTCTTCTACCAGAAGGTCGTCGAGCACATTTGGAGAGCAGGCACCGATGGCAGGACCGTCAGGAGGACAGTGAATATCGTCCCAAGAACAAAAGTGAAAACCATCAAGATGTTCTTAATGTTAAACTCGGTGTTTCTCCTGTCCTGGCTCCCTTTTCACGTGGTGCAGCTCTGGCACCCGCAGGAAACAGACTACAGAAAGAGCTCCCTGCttttcctggccatcacctggaTCTCTTTCAGTTCTGCAGCCTCTAAGCCAACCCTCTACTCCGTCTATAACGCAAACTTCAGAAGAGGGGTGAAAGAAACTTTCTGCATGTCCGCCATGAAAGGCTACAGGAGCAACGCGTACACCATCACCACCAGTTCCAGGATAGCCAAAAGAAATCACGTTGGCATCGCAGAAATCACAGCTCCGGCCAAAACGCTCACCAAAGAGTCCATCTATGAGGCTTTtaacagagaagcaaaggaaaaaaggcttgCCTGGCCTACTCAGTCCAATCCCCCAAATACGTTTGTCTAG
- the LOC143155801 gene encoding putative G-protein coupled receptor 19, translating to MDNSSGPFVLPTLLLLLQNKSYPETSIPPAGYEVAGSPLGPSSSRNHTGSHYELRPGEMAAASTVRGALWLVSVFGNSLVCLVIHRSRRTQSTTNYFVVSMACADLLASVASAPFVLLQLTFGRWTLGNVMCKLVRYIQYLTPGVQIYVLLSVCVDRFYTIVYPLSFKVSREKAKKMILASWLFDAVLASPAFFFYGSNSDDHCNFFLPDSREGAAYGIIHLLVVALVPSVLIMLFYQKVVEH from the coding sequence ATGGATAACAGCAGCGGTCCTTTTGTTCTCCCCACCTTATTGCTCCTGCTGCAGAACAAGAGCTACCCCGAAACCTCCATCCCTCCTGCCGGCTACGAGGTGGCGGGGTCACCCCTGGGACCCAGCTCAAGCAGGAACCACACTGGCTCGCACTATGAGCTGAGGCCGGGGGAaatggcagcagccagcacggTTCGGGGAGCGTTGTGGCTGGTTTCCGTCTTTGGAAACTCCCTCGTTTGCTTAGTGATCCACAGGAGCAGGAGGACGCAATCCACCACCAACTATTTTGTGGTCTCCATGGCTTGTGCAGACCTCCTCGCCAGTGTCGCAAGCGCGCCCTTCGTGCTGCTCCAGTTGACCTTCGGCAGGTGGACGCTGGGGAACGTGATGTGCAAGCTGGTAAGGTACATACAGTACCTCACCCCTGGCGTCCAGATATACGTGCTCCTCTCTGTATGCGTGGATCGATTCTACACTATCGTCTACCCCCTGAGCTTCAAGGTGTCGCGGgagaaagccaagaaaatgaTTCTGGCCTCTTGGCTATTTGACGCTGTACTTGCATCACCGGCTTTCTTTTTCTATGGCTCCAACAGCGACGACCACTGCAACTTTTTTCTCCCCGATTCTCGGGAAGGAGCCGCCTACGGAATCATCCACCTCTTGGTGGTGGCTCTGGTCCCATCCGTCCTCATTATGCTCTTCTACCAGAAGGTCGTCGAGCACTGA
- the LOC143155803 gene encoding putative G-protein coupled receptor 19, whose protein sequence is MDNSSGPFVLPTLLLLLQNKSYPETSIPPAGYEVAGSPLGPSSSRNHTGSHYELRPGEMAAASTVRGALWLVSVFGNSLVCLVIHRSRRTQSTTNYFVVSMACADLLASVASAPFVLLQLTFGRWTLGNVMCKLVRYIQYLTPGVQIYVLLSVCVDRFYTIVYPLSFKVSREKAKKMILASWLFDAVLASPAFFFYGSNSDDHCNFFLPDSREGAAYGIIHLLVVALVPSVLIMLFYQKVVEHIWRAGTDGRTVRRTVNIVPRTKVKTIKMFLMLNSVFLLSWLPFHVVQLWHPQETDYRKSSLLFLAITWISFSSAASKPTLYSVYNANFRRGVKETFCMSAMKGYRSNAYTITTSSRIAKRNHVGIAEITAPAKTLTKESIYEAFNREAKEKRLAWPTQSNPPNTFV, encoded by the coding sequence ATGGATAACAGCAGCGGTCCTTTTGTTCTCCCCACCTTATTGCTCCTGCTGCAGAACAAGAGCTACCCCGAAACCTCCATCCCTCCTGCCGGCTACGAGGTGGCGGGGTCACCCCTGGGACCCAGCTCAAGCAGGAACCACACTGGCTCGCACTATGAGCTGAGGCCGGGGGAaatggcagcagccagcacggTTCGGGGAGCGTTGTGGCTGGTTTCCGTCTTTGGAAACTCCCTCGTTTGCTTAGTGATCCACAGGAGCAGGAGGACGCAATCCACCACCAACTATTTTGTGGTCTCCATGGCTTGTGCAGACCTCCTCGCCAGTGTCGCAAGCGCGCCCTTCGTGCTGCTCCAGTTGACCTTCGGCAGGTGGACGCTGGGGAACGTGATGTGCAAGCTGGTAAGGTACATACAGTACCTCACCCCTGGCGTCCAGATATACGTGCTCCTCTCTGTATGCGTGGATCGATTCTACACTATCGTCTACCCCCTGAGCTTCAAGGTGTCGCGGgagaaagccaagaaaatgaTTCTGGCCTCTTGGCTATTTGACGCTGTACTTGCATCACCGGCTTTCTTTTTCTATGGCTCCAACAGCGACGACCACTGCAACTTTTTTCTCCCCGATTCTCGGGAAGGAGCCGCCTACGGAATCATCCACCTCTTGGTGGTGGCTCTGGTCCCATCCGTCCTCATTATGCTCTTCTACCAGAAGGTCGTCGAGCACATTTGGAGAGCAGGCACCGATGGCAGGACCGTCAGGAGGACAGTGAATATCGTCCCAAGAACAAAAGTGAAAACCATCAAGATGTTCTTAATGTTAAACTCGGTGTTTCTCCTGTCCTGGCTCCCTTTTCACGTGGTGCAGCTCTGGCACCCGCAGGAAACAGACTACAGAAAGAGCTCCCTGCttttcctggccatcacctggaTCTCTTTCAGTTCTGCAGCCTCTAAGCCAACCCTCTACTCCGTCTATAACGCAAACTTCAGAAGAGGGGTGAAAGAAACTTTCTGCATGTCCGCCATGAAAGGCTACAGGAGCAACGCGTACACCATCACCACCAGTTCCAGGATAGCCAAAAGAAATCACGTTGGCATCGCAGAAATCACAGCTCCGGCCAAAACGCTCACCAAAGAGTCCATCTATGAGGCTTTtaacagagaagcaaaggaaaaaaggcttgCCTGGCCTACTCAGTCCAATCCCCCAAATACGTTTGTCTAG
- the LOC143155800 gene encoding putative G-protein coupled receptor 19, translated as MDNSSGPFVLPTLLLLLQNKSYPETSIPPAGYEVAGSPLGPSSSRNHTGSHYELRPGEMAAASTVRGALWLVSVFGNSLVCLVIHRSRRTQSTTNYFVVSMACADLLASVASAPFVLLQLTFGRWTLGNVMCKLVRYIQYLTPGVQIYVLLSVCVDRFYTIVYPLSFKVSREKAKKMILASWLFDAVLASPAFFFYGSNSDDHCNFFLPDSREGAAYGIIHLLVVALVPSVLIMLFYQKVVEHIWRAGTDGRTVRRTVNIVPRTKVKTIKMFLMSNSVFLLSWLPFHVVQLWHPQETDYRKSSLLFLAITWISFSSAASKPTLYSVYNANFRRGVKETFCMSAMKGYRSNAYTITTSSRIAKRNHVGIAEITAPAKTLTKESIYEAFNREAKEKRLAWPTQSNPPNTFV; from the coding sequence ATGGATAACAGCAGCGGTCCTTTTGTTCTCCCCACCTTATTGCTCCTGCTGCAGAACAAGAGCTACCCCGAAACCTCCATCCCTCCTGCCGGCTACGAGGTGGCGGGGTCACCCCTGGGACCCAGCTCAAGCAGGAACCACACTGGCTCGCACTATGAGCTGAGGCCGGGGGAaatggcagcagccagcacggTTCGGGGAGCGTTGTGGCTGGTTTCCGTCTTTGGAAACTCCCTCGTTTGCTTAGTGATCCACAGGAGCAGGAGGACGCAATCCACCACCAACTATTTTGTGGTCTCCATGGCTTGTGCAGACCTCCTCGCCAGTGTCGCAAGCGCGCCCTTCGTGCTGCTCCAGTTGACCTTCGGCAGGTGGACGCTGGGGAACGTGATGTGCAAGCTGGTAAGGTACATACAGTACCTCACCCCTGGCGTCCAGATATACGTGCTCCTCTCTGTATGCGTGGATCGATTCTACACTATCGTCTACCCCCTGAGCTTCAAGGTGTCGCGGgagaaagccaagaaaatgaTTCTGGCCTCTTGGCTATTTGACGCTGTACTTGCATCACCGGCTTTCTTTTTCTATGGCTCCAACAGCGACGACCACTGCAACTTTTTTCTCCCCGATTCTCGGGAAGGAGCCGCCTACGGAATCATCCACCTCTTGGTGGTGGCTCTGGTCCCATCCGTCCTCATTATGCTCTTCTACCAGAAGGTCGTCGAGCACATTTGGAGAGCAGGCACCGATGGCAGGACCGTCAGGAGGACAGTGAATATCGTCCCAAGAACAAAAGTGAAAACCATCAAGATGTTCTTAATGTCAAACTCGGTGTTTCTCCTGTCCTGGCTCCCTTTTCACGTGGTGCAGCTCTGGCACCCGCAGGAAACAGACTACAGAAAGAGCTCCCTGCttttcctggccatcacctggaTCTCTTTCAGTTCTGCAGCCTCTAAGCCAACCCTCTACTCCGTCTATAACGCAAACTTCAGAAGAGGGGTGAAAGAAACTTTCTGCATGTCCGCCATGAAAGGCTACAGGAGCAACGCGTACACCATCACCACCAGTTCCAGGATAGCCAAAAGAAATCACGTTGGCATCGCAGAAATCACAGCTCCGGCCAAAACGCTCACCAAAGAGTCCATCTATGAGGCTTTtaacagagaagcaaaggaaaaaaggcttgCCTGGCCTACTCAGTCCAATCCCCCAAATACGTTTGTCTAG